A section of the Candidatus Woesearchaeota archaeon genome encodes:
- a CDS encoding DUF2238 domain-containing protein, whose amino-acid sequence MDEKYHKPVLLAVLALIVFASTFILQKNYEFIIYIFVVLSFLWLICHSTKYLDYSELSIWGLVLWAILHMAGGGVHVKGDVLYNLILIPLVGEPFWILKFDQVVHLIGFFVATLVMYDVLKPHVKKMQGFALGFTLFAAGLGLGALNEIVEFFATVILPSTNVGGYYNTALDLVFNGIGALAAVLYRFKFKK is encoded by the coding sequence ATGGATGAAAAGTATCACAAACCTGTGCTCCTTGCGGTCCTTGCACTCATCGTATTTGCCAGCACATTTATTCTTCAGAAAAATTATGAGTTCATTATTTACATTTTTGTTGTACTCTCATTTTTGTGGCTCATCTGTCATTCTACAAAATATCTCGACTATTCTGAGCTCTCAATTTGGGGACTTGTTCTTTGGGCAATCTTACACATGGCAGGAGGAGGTGTTCATGTCAAGGGAGACGTACTCTATAATCTCATCTTGATACCTCTTGTCGGCGAGCCCTTTTGGATTCTTAAGTTTGATCAGGTCGTTCATCTTATCGGATTCTTTGTTGCCACTCTTGTTATGTATGATGTGCTCAAACCGCATGTGAAGAAGATGCAAGGATTTGCTTTGGGATTTACTCTTTTTGCTGCGGGTCTTGGCCTTGGAGCGCTTAACGAGATCGTGGAATTTTTTGCAACGGTAATCTTGCCTTCCACAAATGTAGGAGGATATTATAATACAGCTCTTGATCTTGTGTTTAATGGTATTGGGGCGCTTGCTGCCGTGTTGTATCGATTCAAATTCAAGAAGTGA
- a CDS encoding exosome complex protein Rrp42: protein MSKELQVVSKETQESILDAISRGMRFDGRQPLEYRDVKVTYDVTRNAEGSCIVQIGDTKVIAGVKMEVMKPYADAPDKGSLMVNVELLPLSSPSFERGPPSMDAIEYARVTDRAIRESGCIDFKELCIEEGEAAWMIIVDVCTLNDAGNLLDAIGLAAIGAIKNAKFPELVDGQPDYKNRTDKPIPLKHIPISSTIYKVGDQLIADPTEYEMPGISGRLTVGVLESGELCSMQKGGEAVFTLDEIEQAIDFIIKQSEKLRKAL from the coding sequence ATGAGTAAAGAATTACAAGTAGTAAGCAAAGAAACTCAAGAATCCATTCTTGATGCGATTTCTCGAGGTATGCGCTTTGATGGCAGACAACCTCTAGAATATCGTGATGTTAAGGTAACTTACGATGTTACGCGAAACGCTGAAGGGTCCTGCATTGTTCAAATAGGCGATACAAAAGTTATTGCGGGTGTAAAGATGGAAGTTATGAAACCCTATGCAGATGCTCCTGATAAAGGAAGTCTCATGGTTAATGTTGAACTACTTCCACTCTCATCCCCGAGTTTTGAGAGAGGGCCTCCTAGCATGGACGCAATTGAATATGCTCGTGTAACTGATAGGGCAATTCGCGAATCTGGCTGTATTGACTTCAAAGAACTCTGCATTGAAGAAGGTGAAGCTGCGTGGATGATCATTGTTGATGTCTGCACGCTTAACGATGCGGGAAATCTTCTTGATGCAATAGGACTTGCAGCAATTGGCGCAATTAAAAATGCAAAGTTCCCAGAACTTGTTGATGGTCAGCCAGACTACAAAAATCGCACAGATAAACCAATTCCGCTAAAACACATCCCCATCAGCTCAACAATCTATAAGGTGGGAGATCAACTCATTGCAGATCCAACAGAGTATGAGATGCCAGGGATTTCTGGACGTCTTACTGTGGGAGTGCTGGAGAGTGGTGAGCTGTGCTCTATGCAAAAGGGAGGAGAAGCAGTTTTCACCCTTGATGAAATCGAGCAAGCAATTGATTTCATCATAAAACAGAGTGAGAAATTGAGGAAGGCGCTATGA
- a CDS encoding NAD(P)/FAD-dependent oxidoreductase, which produces MKDYDVIIIGAGPAGLSASIFCARSGLTTLLIGDPQKAPWYTAQVDNYPGINGATGKEIALAALEQAKQFGAEHLNEEATSAQQDNEQFIITTSRLKKFRTKALIITVGIGRKGFGIPGEKEFKGRGVHECVLCDGFFYKNKKVAVIGSNNHAAQEALLLKQFTQDITILSPREPQFTKELQEALKGIEVKRVKIKEFKGTNKLTTVVFEDGEEDFDAVFLALGGAKSFATQLGLELTKEGFIKVDDEGRTNIKGVFAAGACTGAAPQAAKSAGDASAAAIAAIKFVKGIERYVDY; this is translated from the coding sequence ATGAAAGACTACGATGTTATCATTATTGGTGCAGGTCCAGCAGGACTTTCTGCCTCAATCTTTTGTGCTCGTTCTGGACTTACCACTCTTCTCATAGGTGATCCTCAAAAAGCCCCGTGGTACACTGCACAAGTAGACAATTATCCTGGTATTAATGGAGCAACCGGAAAAGAAATAGCTCTAGCAGCACTTGAGCAGGCAAAGCAGTTTGGAGCAGAGCATCTTAACGAAGAAGCAACATCTGCTCAGCAAGACAATGAGCAATTCATCATCACAACATCTCGCCTTAAGAAGTTCCGCACAAAAGCACTCATCATCACCGTAGGAATAGGACGAAAAGGATTTGGCATACCTGGAGAAAAAGAATTCAAGGGAAGAGGCGTGCATGAATGCGTACTCTGCGACGGATTTTTTTACAAAAATAAGAAAGTAGCAGTAATTGGAAGCAATAATCATGCAGCACAAGAAGCACTGCTCCTCAAGCAATTCACTCAAGACATTACCATTCTCTCTCCCAGAGAACCTCAGTTCACAAAGGAATTACAAGAGGCGCTCAAAGGAATTGAAGTAAAGCGCGTGAAGATCAAAGAGTTCAAAGGAACAAATAAACTTACAACAGTTGTTTTTGAAGATGGAGAAGAGGATTTTGATGCAGTCTTTCTAGCTCTTGGAGGAGCGAAAAGTTTTGCAACTCAGCTAGGTCTTGAACTAACAAAAGAAGGATTTATCAAAGTGGATGACGAGGGCAGAACCAATATCAAAGGGGTTTTTGCAGCAGGTGCTTGCACAGGAGCAGCCCCGCAAGCAGCAAAAAGTGCAGGTGATGCAAGCGCAGCTGCAATAGCAGCAATCAAATTCGTAAAAGGCATTGAGCGCTACGTTGATTATTAA
- a CDS encoding (2Fe-2S) ferredoxin domain-containing protein gives MTYIITVCRQCEGGEERYAQLERLVRNDPLFTVRATYCLKRCSLGASVNVALPDRSVEKYNAISKGDCISLPPMQELLEGYL, from the coding sequence ATGACGTACATAATTACCGTTTGTAGGCAATGTGAAGGGGGAGAAGAGCGCTATGCTCAGCTTGAAAGACTTGTACGTAATGATCCCCTCTTTACTGTTCGCGCAACGTATTGTCTTAAACGCTGTTCACTAGGTGCTTCTGTTAATGTTGCGTTACCTGATAGAAGTGTTGAAAAATATAATGCGATTTCAAAGGGAGATTGTATTTCCCTACCCCCTATGCAAGAATTACTTGAAGGATATTTATGA
- a CDS encoding exosome complex exonuclease Rrp41, which produces MAYEKRPDGRAFDELRPIEAEVGVVPRAVGSARFKIGKTEAIAAVYGPKEMHPRSLSDPKQGVLRCNYNMMPFSGSGDRVRPGQNRRAKEISMVTENALKPVVDLSMWPGAVVDVFIEFPQTDAGSRCAGICAAAMALADAGIVMRDLVAAVSVGRVDDKIVVDLDYAEEAYPDGPVADIPLAMVNNTGEVTLLQMDGEITKDQLMQALKLGEKALKEINKAQVAALKAKYERK; this is translated from the coding sequence ATGGCTTACGAGAAAAGACCTGATGGAAGAGCATTTGATGAACTACGTCCTATTGAAGCAGAAGTAGGTGTTGTTCCTCGAGCAGTAGGTTCCGCACGCTTCAAAATTGGAAAAACCGAAGCAATTGCAGCAGTGTATGGACCTAAAGAGATGCATCCAAGATCTCTTTCAGATCCAAAACAAGGAGTGCTACGTTGCAACTACAATATGATGCCGTTTTCCGGCTCGGGAGATCGTGTTCGTCCAGGACAGAACAGACGAGCAAAAGAGATCTCCATGGTCACAGAAAACGCGCTTAAACCTGTTGTTGATCTTTCAATGTGGCCTGGAGCAGTAGTTGATGTATTCATAGAATTTCCTCAAACCGATGCAGGCTCACGCTGTGCAGGTATTTGTGCTGCTGCAATGGCTCTTGCAGATGCGGGAATTGTCATGCGTGACTTAGTCGCAGCTGTCTCTGTAGGCCGAGTTGATGATAAAATCGTTGTTGATCTTGACTATGCAGAAGAAGCATATCCTGATGGTCCCGTAGCAGACATTCCTCTTGCTATGGTTAATAACACAGGAGAAGTAACACTTCTTCAAATGGATGGAGAGATTACCAAAGATCAACTCATGCAAGCTCTTAAGCTTGGTGAAAAAGCGCTCAAAGAAATTAACAAGGCACAAGTAGCCGCGCTTAAAGCGAAATACGAAAGAAAATGA
- a CDS encoding RNA-binding protein has protein sequence MSELKTENRAIAVPGEILATGMDFLPSYGTYRFGENIVAKVTGLVTVDGKVIKITPLSGRYLPKRGDTIIAQVTEILASGWRLDMNSAYTAMLSMRDASSEFIDKGADLSRFFNIGDYVITKIVNVTSQKLTDVTMRGPGLRKLRGGRIFDVNTNKVPRIIGKGGSMVSMIKQATGCKILVGQNGLVWLSGEDPKMELLAQKTIKMIERDAHLSGLTDKVKEYLEKETGNTIEVKERTNGSDKEGDE, from the coding sequence ATGAGTGAATTAAAAACGGAAAACCGCGCAATTGCTGTTCCTGGTGAAATACTCGCAACAGGAATGGACTTTTTACCAAGCTACGGGACATACCGATTTGGTGAAAATATTGTAGCAAAAGTGACTGGACTTGTCACAGTAGATGGAAAAGTGATTAAAATCACACCTCTTTCTGGAAGATATCTTCCAAAACGAGGAGATACGATCATCGCACAAGTAACAGAGATTCTCGCATCGGGCTGGAGGCTTGATATGAACTCTGCATACACTGCGATGCTCTCAATGAGAGATGCAAGCTCAGAATTCATAGATAAAGGAGCTGACCTCTCTCGCTTTTTCAACATAGGAGATTATGTTATTACAAAGATTGTAAATGTAACGTCACAAAAACTAACTGATGTTACTATGAGAGGACCTGGATTAAGAAAACTTAGAGGTGGGAGGATCTTTGACGTTAATACCAATAAGGTTCCTCGCATCATTGGAAAAGGCGGGTCAATGGTCTCAATGATTAAACAGGCAACTGGCTGTAAAATTCTTGTGGGACAAAACGGTCTTGTTTGGCTTTCAGGAGAAGATCCTAAAATGGAACTTCTAGCACAGAAAACCATCAAGATGATTGAACGAGACGCGCATCTTTCAGGTCTTACTGACAAGGTCAAAGAATACCTTGAGAAAGAAACAGGAAACACCATTGAAGTAAAAGAAAGGACTAATGGTAGTGACAAAGAGGGGGATGAGTAA
- a CDS encoding NrdH-redoxin, whose amino-acid sequence MTVEIYSTPSCPYCKAAKEYFKSEGIEYVDYDVSKDHKKAEEMLELSGQTGVPVIVIGDYVIVGFDKEAITKALLEEKS is encoded by the coding sequence ATGACCGTTGAAATTTACTCCACCCCCAGCTGTCCGTACTGTAAAGCAGCAAAAGAATACTTCAAATCAGAAGGTATTGAGTATGTTGACTATGACGTCTCAAAAGACCACAAAAAAGCTGAAGAAATGCTAGAACTCTCAGGACAAACAGGAGTTCCTGTCATCGTTATCGGAGACTACGTCATAGTCGGCTTTGACAAAGAGGCGATCACAAAGGCGCTCTTAGAAGAAAAATCCTAA
- a CDS encoding DNA-directed RNA polymerase subunit K translates to MSLTRFEKARLIGARALQISMGAPYKIDISKEDLEAIKYNPIEIAKKELEAGVLPLKVVRK, encoded by the coding sequence ATGAGCTTGACGAGATTTGAAAAGGCACGTTTGATTGGAGCACGCGCATTGCAGATCTCTATGGGTGCGCCTTACAAGATTGACATTTCAAAAGAAGATCTTGAGGCGATCAAATATAATCCCATTGAGATTGCAAAAAAAGAACTTGAAGCAGGAGTCTTGCCACTTAAAGTGGTTCGAAAGTAA
- a CDS encoding DUF357 domain-containing protein: MRSARLIFFKFFCDFFVHAKKRRHTDVISDQCSRVSFINLYENVECKLSNNMINNTITKELLDKYFSLTGEALQKVKDSEKDVERINEAMDFLDLAQRYYADAHHFFTNGEWVLAYGALYYAHAMLDAGARLGLFKVADSRLFIVDD, translated from the coding sequence TTGCGTTCTGCGCGTTTAATTTTTTTCAAATTTTTTTGTGACTTTTTTGTCCATGCAAAAAAGAGAAGACACACTGACGTTATTTCAGACCAGTGTTCCAGGGTCTCGTTCATCAACCTGTACGAAAACGTTGAATGTAAACTCTCAAACAACATGATTAACAACACCATAACAAAGGAGCTTCTTGACAAGTACTTCTCACTTACAGGAGAAGCATTGCAAAAAGTTAAGGATTCGGAAAAAGATGTGGAGCGCATCAATGAAGCAATGGATTTTTTAGATCTTGCACAGCGATACTATGCGGATGCACATCATTTCTTTACAAATGGTGAGTGGGTGCTTGCGTACGGCGCGTTATATTATGCGCACGCAATGCTTGATGCAGGAGCACGTTTAGGTTTGTTTAAAGTTGCTGATAGCAGATTATTTATTGTAGATGATTAG
- the psmA gene encoding archaeal proteasome endopeptidase complex subunit alpha, which translates to MQNMNHQVMGYDRAITMFSPDGRLLQVEYAKKTVKQGSTAMGLVCSDGVLLVADKRIVDPLIVADSIEKTFQIDEHIAATASGIISDARVLIERAQVKAQQHRVTYDTPIDTLEVVKNMCDLKQLTTQSGGFRPFGVSVLVAGIDPEGEAKLFQTDPTGIFFQFKAVVIGEGEEAITEVLHKKYKPTLTIDQGLKLAIEALKEFVEEKLTSDRLDVAIIRKDDCRFTKLSNKEIDAVLK; encoded by the coding sequence ATGCAGAATATGAATCATCAAGTTATGGGTTATGATCGAGCAATTACCATGTTCAGTCCAGATGGACGACTACTTCAAGTAGAATATGCAAAGAAGACGGTCAAACAAGGCTCAACCGCAATGGGACTCGTCTGCTCAGATGGAGTGTTACTCGTTGCTGATAAACGCATAGTAGATCCACTCATCGTTGCTGACAGTATTGAGAAAACATTTCAGATTGACGAGCACATCGCAGCAACTGCGTCAGGAATTATTTCTGATGCACGCGTTCTCATTGAACGTGCACAAGTTAAAGCACAACAACACAGAGTAACCTATGATACTCCAATTGACACTCTTGAAGTGGTAAAGAACATGTGTGATCTTAAGCAGCTTACCACGCAATCGGGAGGATTTAGACCTTTTGGTGTTTCAGTTCTTGTTGCAGGAATTGATCCTGAGGGTGAAGCCAAGCTCTTTCAAACAGATCCTACAGGAATTTTCTTTCAATTCAAAGCAGTTGTGATTGGTGAAGGAGAAGAAGCAATCACAGAAGTGCTTCACAAAAAATACAAACCAACGCTTACTATTGATCAAGGACTTAAACTTGCAATTGAAGCACTCAAGGAATTTGTTGAGGAAAAACTCACCTCTGATAGACTTGATGTCGCAATTATCCGTAAAGATGATTGCAGGTTTACCAAACTTTCCAATAAGGAAATTGATGCGGTGCTCAAATGA
- a CDS encoding ribosome assembly factor SBDS, with protein sequence MKDFKQKPGALGQEKISFNVARLKKGGATFEIAIDPDFAVKYHEGEEDVDVKDVLRSQHIFTDVSRGLHASEEELKRVFGTDDELKVAQIILDSGEIQFTQEYREKLREKKLNRIISLIQRNAVDPTTKLPIPRSRIENAVEQLKLKVKELEPVQRQVDDFVKKMMPLFPIRLEQIVVELSIPGTYAHQSYGILKKFGEIQKETWGQDGGLVVHLEIPAGVQNDLIDELNNLCHSEVGFKIIKEV encoded by the coding sequence ATGAAAGACTTTAAGCAAAAACCAGGGGCATTAGGCCAAGAAAAAATTTCATTTAACGTTGCTCGTCTCAAAAAAGGAGGCGCGACGTTTGAAATAGCAATCGATCCTGATTTTGCGGTAAAGTATCATGAAGGTGAAGAGGATGTTGATGTTAAAGACGTGTTGCGATCACAACACATCTTTACTGATGTAAGCAGAGGTCTTCACGCTTCGGAAGAAGAACTTAAACGTGTGTTTGGAACTGATGACGAGCTTAAAGTTGCACAAATCATTCTTGATAGTGGAGAAATTCAATTCACACAAGAGTACCGTGAAAAGCTACGTGAGAAAAAGCTCAATCGCATCATTTCCCTGATCCAACGAAACGCTGTTGATCCTACAACAAAGTTACCTATTCCTCGATCGCGTATTGAAAACGCGGTGGAGCAGCTCAAGTTGAAAGTAAAAGAATTAGAACCTGTACAAAGGCAAGTTGATGACTTCGTTAAAAAAATGATGCCTCTCTTTCCCATTAGGTTAGAGCAGATAGTAGTTGAGTTGAGCATTCCTGGAACGTATGCTCATCAAAGCTATGGCATCCTCAAAAAGTTCGGAGAGATTCAAAAAGAAACCTGGGGACAAGATGGAGGACTTGTTGTCCACCTTGAGATTCCTGCGGGTGTTCAAAATGATCTTATCGACGAGCTTAACAACTTGTGCCATAGCGAAGTAGGATTCAAAATTATCAAAGAAGTATAA